The Montipora capricornis isolate CH-2021 chromosome 3, ASM3666992v2, whole genome shotgun sequence genome window below encodes:
- the LOC138040250 gene encoding uncharacterized protein, producing MASHAIHIETANSLETDAFINALRRFQAECGPVCQLRSDCGTNFIGAHRELKEGLEEMNENKICARLLEDNCGWISFKFNPPSASHMGGSWERQIRTVRNILASMLEESGRQLDDESFRTLMKEIQAIVNSRPLALNDMSSTDSSQPLTPNHLLTMETKVLMPSPGVFLREDLYLRKRWRRVQHLANLFWEKWRKEFLQGLQLRKKWTKPQHNLQKGDIVMLKDENVPRNLWRLARVQDVFPSRDCLVRKVKLAIANSSLDKQGRRIGGTQYLERPIHKLVLIKEADREFPDEEP from the coding sequence ATGGCTTCACATGCTATCCACATTGAAACAGCTAACAGTCTGGAAACAGATGCGTTTATAAACGCCCTAAGACGCTTCCAGGCAGAGTGCGGGCCTGTTTGTCAGTTAAGGTCCGAttgtggaacaaattttatcgGAGCGCATCGTGAACTAAAGGAAGGACTGGAGGAGATGAATGAAAACAAGATTTGTGCCAGACTGTTAGAAGATAACTGTGGATGGATCAGCTTTAAGTTCAATCCCCCCTCCGCGAGTCACATGGGTGGCTCGTGGGAACGACAGATACGGACAGTTCGAAACATCCTTGCATCTATGCTAGAAGAATCAGGACGTCAGTTGGATGATGAGAGTTTTCGGACTCTTATGAAGGAAATCCAAGCCATAGTCAATTCCAGACCCCTTGCTCTAAATGACATGTCATCTACTGATTCATCTCAGCCACTGACTCCGAATCATCTGTTAACTATGGAAACCAAAGTATTGATGCCATCTCCAGGCGTTTTCCTGCGAGAAGACCTCTACCTTCGCAAGAGATGGAGGAGGGTTCAACATCTTGCCAACCTATTTTGGGAAAAGTGGAGAAAGGAATTCCTTCAAGGCCTCCAGCTACGGAAGAAGTGGACGAAGCCACAACATAACCTGCAGAAGGGAGACATTGTCATGCTAAAGGATGAGAATGTCCCAAGAAACTTGTGGAGATTAGCAAGAGTTCAAGATGTTTTCCCAAGTAGAGATTGCCTCGTCAGGAAGGTGAAACTTGCTATAGCCAATTCCAGCCTAGACAAACAAGGACGAAGAATCGGTGGTACTCAATATCTCGAAAGGCCAATCCACAAGTTGGTTCTTATCAAGGAAGCAGACCGGGAATTCCCCGACGAGGAGCCTTGA